TCCGGGTCCGTTAAACAAATGACATCTTCTTGATGGTGAGGCAATCGCACCCAGCCCTGCTCCTGGTAGGGCACTAAGCACCCTAGTAAAAGATCTACTGACTCAGGACTGGCAATATCTTGCAATGTGGCGAGGGAGACACCCGTTGCCAATCTGAGTCCCATCATTAATGTTTCCAACAGAATGTCCAGGTCAGTACTCACTTCATCGTCCATCTGCCCTTGAGCAGCAATCAACCGATTCACCCAGTCGGCGTAATCTTTACGGGTCCGAGGACGGCTGACCCTTTGCCCATGAACATAGCTGGTCGCCCCCATGCCAAAACCATAGTAGGGACCGTTTTGCCAATAGACTTGATTATGCCGACAGGTATGACCTGGGTGGGCATAGTTAGAGATTTCGTAATGGTCATAGCCGGCAGCGGTGAGGGCGGTAGCAGCGAGACGATACATCTGAGCTGCGGTTTCATCTGATGGTAGGGGCTGCATCCCTGGCTGATATTTTTTTCCAAATACCGTCGTCGGCTCAATCACCAAGTCATAGGTTGAAAGATGGGTCGGTTCCAAGGCGATGGCTGCCTCTAAACTAGCCTGCCATTGGTCCAGGGTCTGGTTAGGTAAACCAGAGATCAAATCCAGACCAAAATTGGTGATACCAGCTTGGTGGAGAATTGCGATCGCATCATCGATATCCGCCACCGTATGGGAACGCCCGCAAGCCTGCAACAGCTCCTCCGTAAAAGCTTGAACCCCTAAACTGACTCTGTTAACCCCCAAAGCTTTGAACTGCTGCATTAGCAGCAAAGAAAAGGTTCCTGGATCCATTTCAATCGAAATTTCTATGTCCGGTTCAAAGCCAAATTGTTGTTCTAAAACCTGCAACACCTGCCCTAACTGCTGAGCAGATAACAGAGAAGGCGTCCCACCCCCGAAAAAGATGGTTTTTATCGGGTGTGGCCCCGTGGAAGTGACCTCAATTTCCTGGCATAAAAGATCGACATAATGGGCAATGGCAAGGGAAGTCTCTCCCCGCTTTCGATCCCCAATCACCGAGATGGGAAAATCACAATAAAAACATCGCCGCCGACAAAACGGAATGTGAATATAAGCCGACGTTGGCCAAGGGCGAACAATCCGTGAAGAACGTGAGGGTTGAACTATTTTCACAAACTGGATTGCCTCAGGATTAAATCAGACCGTTGACCGCCAACGTTGATCTAGATCTATGTATTTTAATAGAATCTTTTTGGCCAAGGGAAAAAACGCCGTAAGGTCCTGAATTAAGGACACTATAATAATTATTAGAGGTATTTTCCTCTGAGAAAATAACAAGTCCGATGACGTGTCCTTATTATCTCCGAAAAAGTGTGCCCCTCCTATTAAACGGTAAGCTAGGACAATGCTAGACCTATTTATCATCTTGACCTTCATTGCTGTGGGTGCAGCAGTGGGTTTTCGGGGCGTCGATATCTTACCCGACCTGTTGACCCCCAGTGAATTAGAAGGGGTTAACATTGATGGTCTGCGGTGGGTGGCCACGGGCTTTGGGGCCCTTCTCAGCTTGGGCATTGGGTTTGCCGCTCAGGTCTCTTGCCGACGGATTGAGAAAAGGATTAAAGCCTTACCCACGGATGTCTTACTCAGCCGATCAGCCGGTCTATTTTTAGGGCTTTTAGTGGCCAATCTGATGTTGGCCCCCATCTTTCTATTTCCTTTACCCAAAGAGTTTGCGTTTATTAAACCCACTGCAGCGGTTTTGGGCAGCCTCATTTTTGCATTTTTGGGATTAACCCTAGCCGATATTCATGGCCAAACCATTTTGCGGTTGATCAATCCCAACTCCCTTGAAACCATGCTACTGGCGGAAGGAACGCTACAACCCTCCCCAACGAAGGTTTTGGATACTAGCTGCATTATTGATGGCCGGATTGAGGGTCTATTACTGACGGGATTTTTGGATGGCCAAATTTTAGTTCCTCGTTTTATTTTGCAAGAACTACAAACTTTAGCCGATGCAGGCAATGACCAAAAACGAGCTCGAGGGCGGCGAGGGTTGGATATTCTCAACCGCCTACGAATGGAATACCCAGATCGCATCACCATACATCCTGCTGATTACGAGGATGTCTCTACCGTAGACGCTAAGTTAGTGCGACTGGCCCAAGATATCAATGCATCCATGGTCACCAATGACTACAATCTCAACAAAGTGGCGAGTGTCCAAAGTATCCAGGTTCTCAATGTCAATGATTTGGCGAAATCACTACGGCCGGTTTATCTGCCTGGAGATAGCTTAGATCTCAAAATCATCAAGGTCGGTAAGGAACCCGCCCAAGGAGTAGGTTATTTAGAGGACGGCACGATGGTGGTGGTAGAAGAAGCCAGCAACCATATCGGTGATAAGGTGCCAGTCGTGGTGACCAGTGCCTTACAAACCTCAGCAGGTCGCATGATTTTTGCCCGTCCGCAAACAGCTTGGGCCTAATTCTCCAGAACCTGTTACTGGCAATGAACAACCTGATATACTGGGTTTTCAAATTTCATGCCGATGTAGCTCAGTGGTAGAGCACTCGATTCGTAATCGAGCGGCCGTGCGTTCAAATCGCATCATCGGCTTTTGGGTTAATCGCTTTCTGGGGAGTGGAAATTGCTTTCCCCTTGGCAATTTATACTTCCATCAGTAGTGAAGACTTGAGGGATCGGCAAAAAGTACTGATCGCTGATAGCCCTTGACTGGAGCTACCCTCACTCAAACGATTCACAAACGCACTACCCACAATAGCGGCATCTGCTCCCCATTCCATCATCTGACGAGCATGTTCCGTTCGCGAAATACCGAAGCCAACACCGATCGGCTTATCTGTCACTTGTCGCAAATCTGCAATTAAATCTTGAACGCGATTTTCCACCTTGGTACGCATCCCCGTGACGCCAGTAGTGCTCACTAGGTAAATAAAGCCTTGGGAACACAAGGCAATTTTCTCAATTCGTTCTTTTGAGCTAGTCGGTGCGACCAACAGCGTCACTTCAATCCCCAAGTCAGTCGCTTGCTGCAATAGATACTCTGATTCTTCTAAAGGTAAATCAGGAACCACTAAACCCCGCACCCCAGCTTTGGCAATCTGCTGCAGATATTCAGTAACCCCTCGATGGTAAATGGGGTTGTAGTAGGTAAATAAAATAATGGGGGCTCGAATTTCAGGAGATAGCTCTGTCACCATCCCTAAAACATGATCCAGACGGGTCCCTCGCTGCAATGCCCGAGTCGCTGCGGCCTGGATGACGGGTCCATCTGCCAAGGGATCAGAATAGGGCACTCCTAGCTCAATTAAATCTGCACCACTCGCGTCTAACTGACGTAGAGCACTGGCTGTGGTTTCTAAATCTGGATCTCCAGCCGTTAAGAACGGAATCAGTGCGCATTGGCCACGGTTGCGCAGCTGAGCAAAACAATCAGAAACAGAGGTCATTACGAATCAGTCTCATCGTCAATAGAAGCTTGTAAGGCCTCAAGTTCTTCTGGAGTCATTTCTTTCAAACGCTTTTCCAGCATGGCATCTTCATAGTCTTCTCGCTGCTGGTTATAGGTCATATTACCTGTGACCACCCGCAGAAAGTAAGAGGCTACCCAGCCCAGCAGCCCTGCAGCAAAAACAACTTGGCTCCAGACTCCTGCACTTTGGGGTTCGATACCGGCGTATCGCAGTCCTCCATAAATGAGTCCCCCGGCCAAAAACACACCGATACCAATTGCGATCGCATCTATTCGGCGCATGGGCTCAAATTTTGCGAGGTTGGGGACGGAAATTCAAGAAAGGGCTGAGCAACAGCAAACTGGGGAAGAAAAAGAACACCATAAAGTACATAAATCCACGCTCAAAAGAGCTAGCAACATACCAGCGCTTTTGGAGATAGAAATAGGTAATGGCGGGCATCACCAGCAGATAGCCACCCAACAGTCCCAATAAGAGGATTAAATTAACAACCATAGAAATTGGATATTTAGTCAAGTCCAAGGGGTTTAGAACATGCTGGCATACAGCCTCAAGGACGAAGTCCTATGCATTTCGTCCTCCTATTCTACCTTGCAGGTTGCCCTCCCCCCAGAATTAACAGCAGGTCTCTGACATCCATGCAAATTGCAGGTTAATGAGACCCTAACAGCTTGGCAATTTTCTGTTCTAGCACCCTCACTCGCTGGGCCAGATGGGGTAACCTTTTGACCACCGCCATTGCCCGTAGCCATAGCCGGTGATTAATTGCTGGATAGCCCGCTACCTTCGAATCTGGCATTAAAGACTGGTGAACCCCACTCTGGGCAGCAACGGTCGTTCGATCCCCCAAGGTGACTTGCCCCGAGATACCCACTTGTCCCGCCAAAATCACCTGCTGCCCTAACTTCGTTGCTCCCGCCAAACCGACCTGAGCGCAAATTAGACTATCTGCTCCAATCTGGCTGCCATGGCCAATCTGGACGAGATTATCAATTTTCGTCCCTGCACCAATACGAGTCTCGCCCACAGCTGGCCGATCAATAGTCGTATTACAGCCCACCACAACCTGATCTTCAAGAATCGTCTGACCCGATTGGGGCATTGGATACCAACGACGAGCTTGATCCACGATAGGGACAAACCCAAATCCTTCTGCCCCGATCACTGCTCCACTATGAATGACACAATCAGCCCCAATACTCGTATGCTCATGAATCACACAATTGGCATGGAGAAGGGTGCGATCGCCAATCGTTACCCCTGGATAAATCACCACATTAGGGAAAATTTGCACATCATTTCCTAACCTGACATCCCCATGGATCACCACATGAGCTCCAACCCCCACACCTTCTCCTATTTGGACTTCAGCATCAATAACAGCGGTGGTATGACAGTTCGACGGCAATCGCCAAGGTTGATAAAAACAGGTCAGGGCTCGGGCAAACCAATATCGCGGATGTTCTACCGCAAACCAAGCCATCCCCCTAGAAGTGGCCAGAGCCTGTAAGTCAGCATCAGGGGGCAAAATCAAGACACTGGCTTGATTTTTTTCAATCAGGTGAGCCCGGTGTGCTCCTTCAACAAAGCTAAGGATTCCAGGGCCAGCCTGATCCAGCGCGGCACATCCATGCAAAGTTGGATCGGTTAAGGGAGAACTCATTGCTACAGGCGTGATAGCAAGCCGCTCAATCAGCTCACTCAACTTCATAATTGAGGTAATCCCTCCACTCCCGTCTGACTCAGACTTCTAACCCTTAATTCAGCACCTTCATTTGCTTGATCTTCCACTGCTCCTGTTCCCGAACAAGCTGATAGCGGACACGATAGGTATCACCCGTATAAGCATCGGTTGTCTGTTGCCCCCCTTCAAAAACCTTCGCCGTCTCGGTCACCGTTGCCTCGACAGTAGCTTCAGTAGGGCTCTGCTGCTTAATCGCATTAATTTTCAGATCATCAAAGGTATATTCCAAATGAATCCGATTCGCTTGATCCGATTGAGCACCCGTCTTCCATTCCGATAAGCTGGGCTCTGCCAAAATTTTGTCCAAGGAAGCCAGTTGGTGATCCTTACCCATTGCCTCAGCTTTAGCCGATTGCCAAGACTGAATAATTTGCCGAGCACTCGTTGTCGTGATTTCTTCACTAGTAGCTGGCGCAGGAGAAGGCGTTGGAATGGCGATTGGCGGACTGGCCGTCGGGCTTACACTAGGACTCGCGGGAGTAGGAATGGGGTCAGGGCTGGCCGGTTCAGGAGATAGATTCTCTACATCTGGCACAGGGTCTTCTTCGCGAGAGCACTGACTGATGAGGCCAAATAAGGCTAATAAAACCAGTGCTACAGCCCCTGCTGCAAAAAACCAGCGGCGGTATTGCAGTTGCGATCGCTGGCGTCGAGCTTTAGAGACACCTTCATTCCGTCGGCCATCATCACTCGACTCAACCTTTGGTGCAGAGGCAGGTGTTATTGGCGTGATAGGTCGTTTTTGAGTGCCGTCTAGCCCCTTCACAGCAGTCAAAGGAGTAACATTTTGAGTCGGTACTGGCTGTTTCCCTTGAGATCTTGAGCGTTTTACATCCTGGCGATGGGCAGCCTGGGTAGAAAGACGTCCTTCTCGAGCAGAACTAAGCGTGTCGCTCCCTTGATTGGCCAATAGAGGTAAATCTGCAGATGTTGTTGCTGCGGGCATCCGAGGCGACACAGGCTCCGGTGCTAATCCATTCAGATAAGCCTGAATATGCTCATCATTAAAATAACTCTGCAAAGAAACTTGGGTATCAGCAAGATCCCTAAAGTAGGGATAAACTTCTTGCTGTAACCAGCGCTCTGTATATAGGAACAAGCCTGGAACTAAATCTTCAGACCCTTCAGAGTACTGATGAATAAACTCTAATGATTCTTGGTCTCGACTCAAGGGAAGAGTCTGAATTGCGGCCCCCGGCTGGCCTAGCAACAAATAGCACATAGACTTTTCGACTTGAATATCTTGCCGATCAGCCAACTCTGTCAACGCTAACTTTGCCTGCTGAATAAACTCCGGCTTTCCCTGGGAACAGCCTTTAGCAACTAGTGCATAAACCAATAGATAGCTTGCCACCGCAGACGGGCGTTCACTCTCTTTTGTAAAAAGGTCTTGCTGTTCTTTTACCGTTAAATGACATCGTAACTGCTGAATAAATCGCAGAAAATCGTCAACGCTCAATCCTGACAGATCATCTTGCGGCCCATCAATTCCTCCCCGTTCATCCAACATAACTTGGAGAAGAGAAAAGCCTTGCTGTCGCTTATTTATATCCCCTTCAGGCTCAGCCAGCAATTCCAAAATTCGATAGGGGCGAAGCTTATATAAATCCAATTCAATTTCTCGTTGTACCGCAGAAAACAATTGCTCTTGAGTCAACAACTTCAAACCAGACTGCAAAACATCCGAAGCTTTTTCAAACTGCTTTTGCTGCCAACATTCTCGTCCTGCTTCTAAATTCGCTAACGCCATCGCTAAGATGACATCTTCATCAGAACCATTGTTCGCAGATGGTAAACGATTGAGATCAATAGAACGCTTTAGATATTCTGCTCCTAAGTGAGCAATTCGCTCATAATCACTTTGCTCTTGCAAAAGCAATAAAGCACCGACCAACTGAGATTCTTGCAGCTCCATGCTCCCTATATCTGGAGGGGCAGATTCCGCTAAAATAGACTGGTCATAGGCAGTGCGTGCATCGGAATTAGACAGCACAGCATGGGCATCTTGCAATAGCTGTGTTCGAGCTGCAATTGCTGATTTAGAGTACTCTTGACGGGGGAGCTGCTGACACCGATCGGCAAATGCCTGTTCAACTTGCTCTGGTGTCGCTTGAATTGGCACACCCAATATTTGATATAAATCTAAAGGAATACGCACAATTCAGTATCCTTGTGAGCCATTTACCGGACGTGAACAACAGATGAGTGATGAAAATACAAGACAGCAAAGCACTTGAAAATATCATAACCTGCTGCTTGTAAACGTATACTCTATAGAGGTTCAGCAACGTACATTCATAGCAGCTTAACAAGAAGGTTGACAAATATCAGCTACTCCTTGTTAGTTATGATGTTGGATTATTGAAATCTAAGCATCCCCAAATACTAGACCCTGACAGGTGGCTCAATTAACTAAGCCTTGGCAACATCACCCCAACTGAGGACACTATACATCAATGGTTCAAGAAAGAGTTCTACCCCAATTTCCCACCCCTACCATCAACATTACTCATGATGAGGGGCTTATCCTTTATGAGGATATGGTTTTGGGACGGGCTTTTGAAGATAAATGTGCCGAGATGTATTACCGGGGCAAGATGTTTGGCTTTGTCCATCTCTATAACGGTCAAGAGGCTGTTTCTACAGGCATTGCCAAGGCCATGCGCCCAGATGACTTCATTTGCAGTACCTATCGGGATCACGTTCATGCCCTGAGTGCAGGTGTCCCAGCTCGACAAGTCATGGCTGAACTATTCGGCAAAGAGACTGGCTGCAGCAAAGGCCGGGGAGGATCCATGCACCTATTCTCCTCAGAGCATAACCTGATCGGTGGCTTCGCCTTTGTCGCAGAAGGGATTCCCGTTGCCACTGGAGTGGCATTTCAAAGCCGCTATCGTCGAGAAGCGATGGGGGATGCAGCGTCCGATCACGTCACAGCCTGTTTCTTTGGGGATGGCGCTAGTAATAATGGCCAGTTCTTTGAGTGCCTAAATATGGCCTCTCTCTGGAAATTGCCTATCTTGTTCGTCGTGGAAAATAATAAGTGGGCAATTGGTATGGCCCATGAACGTGCTAGCTCAGAGACTGAGATTTACAAAAAAGCAAAAGTCTTTGGCATGGCAGGGGTTGAAGTTGATGGCATGGATGTATTGGCTGTCCATGAAGTAGCCCAAGCAGCCATTGCTAGAGCCCGTGCAGGTGAAGGTCCAACCTTAATCGAAGCATTGACCTATCGTTTTAGAGGTCACTCCCTTGCCGATCCAGATGAACTGAGATCTGCAACAGAGAAAGAAGAATGGTTAGCCCGCGACCCGATCACAAAATTTAAGTCTTACTTAGTCGATCAAAAACTTGTTAAAGAGCAAGAGTTACTCGACATTGACAAGAAAATTCAAACCTTGATAGAAGAAGCCGTTCAATTCGCTGAGGAAAGTCCTGATCCTAAGCCTGAAGATCTCTACAAATATATTTTCGTAGATGATTAGATTACTTTTTTACCTGGTGACACACCCAATTTATCCAAGCATCTGAAATATAAGGTGTGATTTCAACCAGGGGCCTCCTATCAAAAACTATTGCAGTAAAGCAAAGAATTAGGTGTCATTGAGTGCCTCCTCGCAACCCTATCCCTACAGTCGATATCATCATTGAAATGTGGGATAGACCACATCGCCCTATTGTCTTAATCGAGCGCAAAAACCCACCCTATGGTTGGGCATTGCCAGGAGGGTTCGTTGACTATGGAGAATCTGTGGAGTCAGCGGCGATCAGAGAAGCCCAAGAAGAAACAAGTCTATCAGTCAATTTGCTAGAACAGTTTCATGTATATTCATCTCCCAAGCGTGACTCACGCCAACATACTCTCAGTATCGTGTTTATTGCCAAAGCAATCGGCGAACCAAAAGCAGCAGATGATGCCCAGACCTTAAAGCTATTTGAGATATGGAAACTTCCCAAAAAACTGTGTTTTGACCATCTTCAGATTCTGAATGACTATCAGCAATATCGTTATCACAATAGAAAACCAAATTTACCGCTGATAACAAGTTGAATATTTATCACTTAGTCTTCTTCAGGAAATTGAATCTTAAGTGTGTTCTGTTCAGTAACCTTGATCTGACCACCTAGAGCTTGTATTTCTGATATGGAGCGCTGGCGAGTCTCCTCGTCAGGGGCACTATTTAATATCATTAGCCAAGCACTAACTCGTGCTTTCTTACTATCAGGATTGTCTTTCAGAAATTCAGCAGTTTTTGCAACAATGGCTCCAATTCGTTGAGCTTCAGGCTCTGAACTATCTTGGGCCCATTGGGCAGCTTTTAGGTACGAATTTCTGGCAGCTTGGTTATCACCCAGAAACAAAATCTCATCTGAAGCTTTAGAAACCCAAAGTGAATATGCATCAGGCGAGATCTTTGGAGAGAGTGATTTTAGGCCTTTTTCTATCAAAGTTACTGACTGGTCTGGTCGTCCCGCAAAGATTGAAGTTGCAGGAGACATAAATTTATAGGGCTGTGTAAATTTTGGGTTGCGGTCTACGAAAATTTCAAAGTACTTAGGGGTCAATGCATAGCCTATTTTTTGGCGAGCATCTTTCTCTCCAAAATATTGAAGAAATCGTAAGAACGTCCAATCTGCAACAAGGTTATCGAAACCAAAGCTGGGTAAATTTTTAATAAAAGCTAAATTCGCTTTTTCTTGTTCTGATTCTAATAGATATACCGTTGTAGGTTTAGTTGCTTCAGTTTTCGCTTGAATCTCTGTAACCTTAGTCAGTTGTAATGTAGCAATACTACCAGAACAAACAAGGGCGAGTAATGGCGCCAACAATTTCGTTAGAGAAAGCGTATAAGACATATCTAACACTGTTGTCTTCAAGACACTATCAAAATTTTATCTTTTATTGACTTAGCAACTAGGAGGAGTGGCAATAGTTCCAGCACCTGGTGCTGGTTGTTCCTCAAGTGTAACGCTAGTAGTTGCTAAACTTCCAGAAATGATATCAGCATTAGTACATCCTGTAATAGCACTCAATAAAGGATCGGTTGGAGTAGCTCTAAACTCAGCTACCGTTGAATTTACAGTGCCAAATGAATAAGTATATTTTTCAGTCGTTAAAGGGATGCCTACACCAAGCGAACCCATATCGCTAGCAAAGGTTCGTTCTTCTAAGCGATAGGCTTGCTGGGCACGATTGACAGCACCAATTTGGCTTTTAGCAGCAGATTGACGGGCTTTATTTGCCTGATTGAGCATGGAGGGTAATGCTACACCTGCTAGAATAGCCATAATCACAATAACAACCAACAATTCAATCAACGTAAATCCTCTTTGAGTCTTCGACTTAGGAATTGTTGATAATACTTTCAAGTAATAATGAGACATGAGTCCGTACGCTGTAAACTGTTGGTTAGTGAATGGATAAAATACATCAGTATCTTTACTTTTGACAAAAAATCTCATGAGTTAACCAGGCTTAGACCTTCGCTTAACCACTCAATTATCAAGTCAATTTTGTGCATCTACAGATAACTAAAAGCCACAAAAAATTCAATCAAATCATGATTAACGAACTCGTTTTAGCTTATCTATCTGTCCTTAAAAGAACCTTTAATCCATAAACAGGATTTGAAAATTTTTATATCTCTAATTTATCCATATATTTTTAAATTCGCCTCAGCAAAAATACGGTTTAGGATAAATTAGATTCTGGAATACATAGAATTAGAATGAGCTCAGGATAAGGTAAAATTTCTATTATTACGTAGACTGAAACCTAAATACTTCCATCAATCTTAAAATAGGCTTAATCAGAATCGAAGCTAATTCATTTTCTCTCAAGAAATTTCGATCAAAAGAAGAGTTTTATTTTTTATATAAAACCTTTGACTAAACTAGGCAGCACTGAAATAAGAATCAATCAGAAGCATCCCTCTCACAATCTATTTCAGATCATGAGAGTGCTTAATCAAGGTTTATAAATCATTTGACAATGGCATTGAAATTCAACCATCTTTCTAAGTGCAACTTCACCTAGATTTCCTATAGAAAAGGGTTTTTTATCTCAAGTAGAGATCAAATATAGTTCACATTAGAAAGACTGATTTACTCAGCATGGAGGTTGATCAGAAAGCTTGTCGAATAGAAAAGTCTATTGATATTAATAGCCTCTTCAATATATGGCTATAATTCGTTGAGACAAAACAAGGCTTCTAGTAGTGATTTTTCACCACTAGAAGCCTCATTTCGCACTATATATCGTGGTTGTCTATAGATTTATGCGTGAACCAGTTTAGAGATTCATCAGACTATAAACATTCACAGAGTTGTCTAGATTATGGGCAGGCAGGAGCTGCTGCACCTTCTTCAAGAGAAGAGTCCGTGGTACCAGTGGCAGCATCAACTGAAACACAACCACGGTAGAACTGTAGACCAGAACCAGTATCTATAGGATTTGCTGAAGTTTCACCAGCAATAGCAGTAGAAGTAGCGATAGCAATTGTGTAATCTTCAGTGCTAGCGTCAGCGATTTGCAGGTCAGCGTAATCAGCAGCAAATGTAGGATTCTCTAAGCGATAGGCCTGCTGGGCACGGCTAACAGCACCCACTTGGCTTTGGGCAGCAGATTGTCTGGCTCTGTTTGCTTGGTTGAGCATGGAAGGCAGAGCTACAGCAGCCAAAATACCGATGATGATAACAACAACCAAAAGTTCAATTAGAGTGAAACCTTTGTTGCCTTTCTTGTTTACGAAGTGCTGGATGAGTTTGGCTTGTAGATTAGTCTTCATAGTTGTAAAGTCTCTCTTTGGGTATTGGATTCAAGTCTTTTTCGCTCCCAAATTTACATTACCCATTCCTCAAACTTTTCATATCAAGTTGGAGGCCGTTTTAACAAAGTTCAGTGTATATACAGAGATATCTCATATGCAATTTCCCAAGGGAATGAAGTGCTTCCCAAAAAATACGGAATTTCTGCCTGATTAATCTCCAATACCTATTTCACCTCCAAAAATCCCCCCACAAAGGCGGCTATCAGAAAATTCGTCACTCTCGCTTAAGAGCTGACAAATCAGCCTCTGTCATTATGGTGACTACCATAATGACAGAGGTATAAGCTTGAGTGATGTAAATACGAAATGTTGAAGACCAATCAGACACAACATTAAAATATATCGGAATACCAGGATTATAGGGACTCAACGTATGTTGGCTCGAGTATGGAGTTCATCCTTAATTGGGATTGAAGCGATCAAAGTAGGAGTGGAAGTAGATGTAAGCACTTAAGCAGAAGTAATTACAATCTATTTCCTTGCTAAGCCAGGGTTTTAGCAAAAATGTTGTGAAATTAATTATGTCCTACTGCTTATCTGGTGGACTACCAGGCATCGTGATTGTGGGTCTACCCGATACAGCAGTGCAAGAATCTAGGGAAAGGGTAAAAGCGGCATTGCGTAATTCTGGCTTAGCATTTCCCATACGCCGAATTGTGATTAACTTAACCCCTGCCGATTTACGTAAAGAAGGCCCAAGCTTCGATTTACCAATTAGCATCGGCATCCTAGCAGCCTCTGATCAGATTAATCCCCAGCTCTTAGGGGATTTCTTGTTTCTCGGGGAGGTTTCGCTAGACGGTGCCCTCAGACCGGTTACGGGTGTGTTACCCATAGCTGCTGCTGCCAAACAAATGGGATTTGTGGGTTTAGTTGTACCTTACAAAAATGCAAAAGAAGCGGCTGTTGTTAAGGGCTTATCCGTCTATGGCTTTGAGTCTTTATCCGAGGTGAGTAATTTTTTGAACGATCCTGATGCGGTTCAGCCCTTTCAGGAGGAAGACACAGCGAATGATGTGCAGCGTCTGCATCATCTTGATTTGAAGGATGTAAAAGGGCAGGCCCATGCCCGGCGAGCCTTGGAAATTGCAGCTGCAGGCGGGCATAACGTTATTTTCGTTGGACCGCCAGGAAGTGGAAAAACAATGCTGGCTCGGAGATTACCAGGTATTCTTCCTCCTCTAGAATTCAACGAAGCTTTAGAGGTTACTAAGATTCATTCGGTGGCAGGCTTATTGAGAGATCAAGGTCAGTTACTTCGCCAACGGCCATTCCGATCTCCCCATCATTCCGCATCTGGACCAGCACTAGTGGGGGGAGGCAGTTTCCCCAAACCAGGGGAAATCTCTTTAGCCCATCGGGGAGTGCTATTTCTGGATGAATTAACGGAATTCAAAAGAGATGTATTGGAATTTTTACGTCAGCCCTTGGAGGATGGTTTTGTCAGCATTTCCAGAGCAAGGCAGTCGGTTACCTTCCCTGCTCAGTTCACCTTGGTAGCCAGTACGAATCCTTGTCCTTGTGGGTATTATGCAGATCCAATACAGGCCTGTACCTGCTCACCTCGTCAACGGGAAA
The Acaryochloris marina S15 genome window above contains:
- a CDS encoding type IV pilin protein; protein product: MKTNLQAKLIQHFVNKKGNKGFTLIELLVVVIIIGILAAVALPSMLNQANRARQSAAQSQVGAVSRAQQAYRLENPTFAADYADLQIADASTEDYTIAIATSTAIAGETSANPIDTGSGLQFYRGCVSVDAATGTTDSSLEEGAAAPACP
- a CDS encoding NUDIX hydrolase, whose translation is MPPRNPIPTVDIIIEMWDRPHRPIVLIERKNPPYGWALPGGFVDYGESVESAAIREAQEETSLSVNLLEQFHVYSSPKRDSRQHTLSIVFIAKAIGEPKAADDAQTLKLFEIWKLPKKLCFDHLQILNDYQQYRYHNRKPNLPLITS
- the pdhA gene encoding pyruvate dehydrogenase (acetyl-transferring) E1 component subunit alpha produces the protein MVQERVLPQFPTPTINITHDEGLILYEDMVLGRAFEDKCAEMYYRGKMFGFVHLYNGQEAVSTGIAKAMRPDDFICSTYRDHVHALSAGVPARQVMAELFGKETGCSKGRGGSMHLFSSEHNLIGGFAFVAEGIPVATGVAFQSRYRREAMGDAASDHVTACFFGDGASNNGQFFECLNMASLWKLPILFVVENNKWAIGMAHERASSETEIYKKAKVFGMAGVEVDGMDVLAVHEVAQAAIARARAGEGPTLIEALTYRFRGHSLADPDELRSATEKEEWLARDPITKFKSYLVDQKLVKEQELLDIDKKIQTLIEEAVQFAEESPDPKPEDLYKYIFVDD
- a CDS encoding type IV pilin protein; this translates as MSHYYLKVLSTIPKSKTQRGFTLIELLVVIVIMAILAGVALPSMLNQANKARQSAAKSQIGAVNRAQQAYRLEERTFASDMGSLGVGIPLTTEKYTYSFGTVNSTVAEFRATPTDPLLSAITGCTNADIISGSLATTSVTLEEQPAPGAGTIATPPSC
- a CDS encoding IMS domain-containing protein — translated: MRIPLDLYQILGVPIQATPEQVEQAFADRCQQLPRQEYSKSAIAARTQLLQDAHAVLSNSDARTAYDQSILAESAPPDIGSMELQESQLVGALLLLQEQSDYERIAHLGAEYLKRSIDLNRLPSANNGSDEDVILAMALANLEAGRECWQQKQFEKASDVLQSGLKLLTQEQLFSAVQREIELDLYKLRPYRILELLAEPEGDINKRQQGFSLLQVMLDERGGIDGPQDDLSGLSVDDFLRFIQQLRCHLTVKEQQDLFTKESERPSAVASYLLVYALVAKGCSQGKPEFIQQAKLALTELADRQDIQVEKSMCYLLLGQPGAAIQTLPLSRDQESLEFIHQYSEGSEDLVPGLFLYTERWLQQEVYPYFRDLADTQVSLQSYFNDEHIQAYLNGLAPEPVSPRMPAATTSADLPLLANQGSDTLSSAREGRLSTQAAHRQDVKRSRSQGKQPVPTQNVTPLTAVKGLDGTQKRPITPITPASAPKVESSDDGRRNEGVSKARRQRSQLQYRRWFFAAGAVALVLLALFGLISQCSREEDPVPDVENLSPEPASPDPIPTPASPSVSPTASPPIAIPTPSPAPATSEEITTTSARQIIQSWQSAKAEAMGKDHQLASLDKILAEPSLSEWKTGAQSDQANRIHLEYTFDDLKINAIKQQSPTEATVEATVTETAKVFEGGQQTTDAYTGDTYRVRYQLVREQEQWKIKQMKVLN